The window TTTCAATCAATACCCACAATATCATTAATGACATTAAATGATATTCGGAATGTGATAAGTATGACTCTTCCCTCCCTTTTGTGTTCCTTATCTCAGTTCAAGCAATAACCCTCTTAACATCTACCTAAAAAATTTAAATTAACATTAAAATAATTTACAATTATAATTATATCTAAAAATATAATTACAATTATAAGCATTACTTATTAACGCTTTGATTAACTGTTAAAAACTCATTCAATATAAGGAACTCTATACATGGCTATTACTAGAAGAAAATTTCTTATTGGCGGTGCCGTTGTCGCTGTGGCCGCCGGTGCTGGAATTTTAACGCCAATGCTAACGCGTGAAGGTCGCTTTGTCCCTGGTAAGCCAAGACATGGCTTCGTTGCTGGGACTGAAGGAGCTCTTCCACAACAAGCGGACGTCGTTGTTATTGGTGCTGGAATTTTAGGGATTATGACTGCCATCGAACTAGTTGGTCGTGGCTTAGACGTTGTCATCGTAGAAAAAGGGAATATTGCTGGTGAACAATCTTCCCGATTCTACGGCCAAGTGATCACCTACAAAATGCCAGAGGAAACCTTCTTACTGCACCACCTTGGAAAACACCGCTGGAGAGAAATGAACGCCAAAGTAGGCGCTGACACTAGCTACCGTACACAAGGTCGCGTGGAAGTTCCGCTGGATGAAGAAGATTTAGTCAACGTAAGAGAGTGGATTGCCACCACCAGCAAAAATGTGGGTTCCGATATCCCATTCAAAACCCGTATCATTGAAGGAGAAGAGTTAAATCAACGCCTAAAAGGTGCGCAATCTAAATGGACTATCGCTGGTTTCGAAGAAGATTCTGGCAGTTTAGATGCTGAAATTGCCACTTTCGTGATGGCAGAGTACGCCAAAAAACTGGGTATCAAAATTTATACCAACTGCGCAGCTAGAGGGTTAGAAACACAAGGTGGCGCTATTTCCGATGTTGTCACTGAAAAAGGGGCTATCAAAACCTCTCGCGTGGTTGTTGCTGGGGGCGTTTGGTCTCGCCTATTTATGCAGAATTTAGGGGTAGATGTGCCAACATTACCCGCTTACCAGTCCCAACAGTTGATCACAGGTTCGCCAACTGCACCTGGGGGTAATGTGGCATTACCGGGTAATATTTTCTTCCGTGAACAAGCCGATGGGACATATGCGACTTCACCACGTGTTATTGTTGCGCCAGTGGTAAAAGATTCCTTTGTTTACGGTTATAAATATATCCCATTACTCTCTATGCCTGACTTTCCCGTACATATTTCATTAAATGAGCAGCTAATTAACTCATTCACTGAGCCAACCAGTTGGAAACTGGATGAAGTTTCACCATTTGAAAAATACCGAAATATGACCGCATTACCTGATCTGCCAGAGCTAAATGCATCATTTGAGAAATTAAAAACCGAATTCCCTGCGTTTAAAGACTCAAAACTGATTGATCAATGGAGTG of the Providencia rettgeri genome contains:
- a CDS encoding NAD(P)/FAD-dependent oxidoreductase; this encodes MAITRRKFLIGGAVVAVAAGAGILTPMLTREGRFVPGKPRHGFVAGTEGALPQQADVVVIGAGILGIMTAIELVGRGLDVVIVEKGNIAGEQSSRFYGQVITYKMPEETFLLHHLGKHRWREMNAKVGADTSYRTQGRVEVPLDEEDLVNVREWIATTSKNVGSDIPFKTRIIEGEELNQRLKGAQSKWTIAGFEEDSGSLDAEIATFVMAEYAKKLGIKIYTNCAARGLETQGGAISDVVTEKGAIKTSRVVVAGGVWSRLFMQNLGVDVPTLPAYQSQQLITGSPTAPGGNVALPGNIFFREQADGTYATSPRVIVAPVVKDSFVYGYKYIPLLSMPDFPVHISLNEQLINSFTEPTSWKLDEVSPFEKYRNMTALPDLPELNASFEKLKTEFPAFKDSKLIDQWSGAMAIAPDEHPIISQVNEYPGLVINTATGWGMTESPVSSELTADLLLGKEPLLNVKPFSLYRFS